The nucleotide sequence TTTTAATATCACAAATAGCTTTTTATGATGATCCTGAGAGATTTACACAAAAGTTAAATGAATTATGTGATGAACTTGAGGAAAGAGTAAAAGAAGATAAGGGCAATTGTGGTACTAAAAAAAGAATACTAATAACTGGAACTCCTATGGCACTTCCAAATTGGAAATTGCATTCCATAATAGAGAGTCTTGATGCAGAAGTAGTAGTAGAAGAAAATTGTACAGGCACTAGATATTTTGAAAATCAGGTATCTAGTGAAGGTGAAACAATGGAACAGTTAATTACCAATATATCCGATAGATATTTGAATATAAATTGTGCATGCTTCACTCCAAACACAGGAAGAATAGATGATATAGTAAGATATGTAAAAGAATATAATATTGATGGAGTTATAGATGCCGATTTGGCTTTTTGCCATACCTATGCTGTTGAAAGTAGTTCTGTTGAGAAAGAATTAAAGGATAGAAATATCCCTATAATGCATATAGAAACAGATTATTCTACAGAAGATTCGGGACAAATAAAAACAAGGGTTGAGGCATTCTTGGAGATGTTATAATGAAAAAAACCAGGTATTATATATTATTTCCATCACACACTGATGCAATAAGGATGGAGGAACTTCTGAAAAATGAAAAGATAGGATATACTATAGTTCCGACACCAAGAGAAATTTCGTTATGCTGTGGAATTTCTATAATGTACAATAAATGTGATGAAGAAAAAATAAAAGAGTTGATAGATTTAAACAAAATTAATACATCGGGTCTTCACTCTATAGTTCATGAGTTTAAAAATCCTTATTTATAGTGTGAGGTGAGTTTATGTTTTACGTTGGAATAGATATAGGATCTACTGCTTCTAAGGTATGTGTATTTAAAGATGATAAAATTCAATGTAATTTTGTTTATCCAACGGGTTGGAGCAGTGTCAAAATAGCAGATGAGATAAAAGCAAGATTATCTGATTTGGGAATTAACAAGGATAACTGTAAGATTGTAGCCACAGGTTATGGCAGGGTATCAGTGCCATATGCTGATAAAACTATAACTGAGATAACCTGTCATGGTAAGGGAGCATATTATCTTACGGGAGAAAATTGTACTGTTATAGATATAGGTGGCCAGGATACTAAGATAATAACTGTTCAAGATGGCAATATAACTAATTTTACAATGAATGATAAATGCGCTGCAGGCACCGGTAGATTTTTGGAACTTATGGCTAATACACTTGGACTTGGTATAGATGAGATGAGTAATATGGCTAGATCCGGAAGCGGAATAACCATAAGTTCAATGTGTACTGTTTTTGCTGAGTCAGAGGTCATAAGTTTGATTGGAAGTAATAAAAGAAGAGAAGATATAGCATATGGAGTTATAGATTCAATAACAAATAAAGTTAAAGCTTTGTGTCAAAAGCACTCAGAAGGATTTAATTATTTTCTAAGTGGAGGTCTCAGTGACAATAGTTATATAGTTGAAAGACTTTCTGAAAAGTTACAAGGCAATGTGAAGACACATCCGCTTGGGAGATATGCTGGAGCAATTGGAGCTGCGCTTATGTCTAAAAAGATTTGACTTTATATAAGATTCATGATATATTTGAAAAAACAGAAAATCCTTTAATACTAATCCTGTGAGATTGGGAAGGTTATATTAAATAGTAATTGATAATATTTGAGTATAATTATGCCTTCCGATAGGAAGGCTTTTTTTATACCTTTAAATTTAGCACTGAGAGGCTAAGAAGGAGGAATTAAATATGTTAAAAGGAAGAAGTTTAATTGATCCAATGGATTTTTCACCTGGAGAGTTAGATGAGATTTTTGATTTAGCAAGCCAAATAATAAAATCACCAGAAAGTTTTTCACATGTGTGCGATGGGAAAATACTAGCAACGTTATTTTATGAACCTAGTACAAGAACCAGGTTTAGCTTTGAGGCTGCAATGTTAAGGCTCGGTGGGAAAGTTATAGGATTTTCAGAACCTGGCTCAAGCTCGGTTTCAAAAGGTGAGAGTGTAGCAGATACCGTGAGGGTTGTGGGCTGCTATGCAGATATAATTGCTATGAGACATCCTAAGGAGGGTGCACCGAAGGTTGCTTCGATATATTCTACAATACCTGTTATAAATGCTGGAGATGGAGGACATCAGCATCCAACACAAACACTCACGGATTTATTAACAATCAAATCAATAAAAGGCAGTTTAGATAACCTTACTATAGGCCTTTGCGGAGACTTAAAGTTTGGGAGAACTGTTCATTCTTTAATAAAAGCTATGTCAAGGTATCAAAATAATAGATTTATTTTAATATCTCCTAATGAATTAAAAGTTCCAGATTATATAATAAATGAATTAAAAAATCACCATATTGAATTTGAGGAGATGGAAAGGTTGGAGGACACTATTGGGTCTTTAGACATATTATACATGACTAGAGTTCAAAAAGAGAGATTCTTCAATGAAGAGGATTATATAAGACTTAAGGATAGCTATATACTGGATAGTAAAAAGATGGATACAGCACCTAAAGATATGATAGTATTACATCCGCTTCCCCGTGTAAATGAAATATCAGGTGAAGTGGATGGTGATAAAAGAGCATGCTACTTTAAACAAGCCAAATATGGAATGTATGTTAGAATGGCACTTATGGCTGAGCTTTTAGGCGTAAATAATTTACGGGAGGATTAAAATTATGCTTACAATAAATAGTATTAAAAATGGTATAGTTATAGATCACATAAAGGCAGGTCATGGTATAAAAATATTCAATTACCTTGGACTTGACAGAGCCAACTATTCAGTGGCACTTATAATGAATGCTGAAAGTAAGAAGCTTGGTAAAAAGGACATAATAAAAATAGAAAATAGTATGAATTTAGATTTTACGGTATTAGGATTTCTAGACCCTAATGTAACTATAGATGTAATAAAAGATGAGAATATAGATAAAAAAGTAAAATTAACTTTCCCCAAAAAGGTTACCGATATTATAAAATGCAAAAATCCTAGATGTATAACTTCAATAGAGAGAAATTTACCGCATGTATTTGAACTTATAGATGAAGAAAAAGGAGAGTATAAGTGCCAGTACTGTGATGAAATTTATAAGGCAATGGATATATAAATAATTTATAATTCAAGTGAAATGAGAGTTGATAATAAAATGATTATAGATAAATTGTATGATAGTGTTAAAAAAAAGGGACATGTATGTGTCGGGTTAGATACATCTATGGAATATATACCTAAATGGCTGTTAAATAAACATACTTCAATTGAGAATGCAATTTTAGAATTCAATCAGAGTATCATTTATGATACATTGGATGTTGCTGCGTGTTATAAAGTTCAAATAGCATATTATGAAGCTCTTGGATTAAAGGGAATGACAGTTTATCGTAAGACACTAAAATATTTGAGGGACAAAAATGCGATTATAATAGCTGATGTAAAAAGAGGAGATATAGCAAAAACGGCTGAGATGTATGCAAAGGCCCACTTTGAAGGAGATTTTGAGAGCGATTTTGTAACACTAAATCCGTATATGGGGCTTGATGGAATAGAGTCATATCTTCCATACATTGAAAATAAAGATAAAGGTTTATTTGTACTTGTTAGAACATCTAATGAGGGTGCCTCTGATGTACAGTATTTAAAGACTGAATCAGGCGAAAAGGTATATGATGTGGTTGGAAACAAGATAAATAAGCTTAATTTAAAATATTTAGGATTAAATGGTTATGGACCTATAGGCGGAGTTGTTGGATGTACACATACAGATGAAGGAGTAAAAATAAGAAAAAGTTTGGATAAGATGTTTTTTCTTATACCAGGTTATGGTGCTCAAGGAGGAAAAGCTGGAGATGTGGCTGTTTATTTTAAGAGTGGAAATGGAGGAGTTGTAAACTCTTCAAGAGGCATTTTGCTTGCATATAGGAAAGCATCTGATGGAGAAAAAAATTTTGGTGGATATGCAAGAAAAGAAGTTATTAGAATGAGAGATGATATAAAGAGTAAATTATAATTTGTTTGGAGGGAATTGTATTGAATTTTAGTACGAGTTTAGTATATGAAAATGTTGAGGTATTTAAAAATATTTTTAAACTTTCAATAAGGGGAAAATTTGGCGGCAGGGCGGGACAGTTTTATATGCTCAGAGCATGGGGGGATTATCCAGTCTTATCAAGGCCAATAAGTATACACTTTGTAAGTGATAAAAAAATAGTCTTTTTATATCAGAATGTTG is from Clostridium fermenticellae and encodes:
- a CDS encoding acyl-CoA dehydratase activase → MFYVGIDIGSTASKVCVFKDDKIQCNFVYPTGWSSVKIADEIKARLSDLGINKDNCKIVATGYGRVSVPYADKTITEITCHGKGAYYLTGENCTVIDIGGQDTKIITVQDGNITNFTMNDKCAAGTGRFLELMANTLGLGIDEMSNMARSGSGITISSMCTVFAESEVISLIGSNKRREDIAYGVIDSITNKVKALCQKHSEGFNYFLSGGLSDNSYIVERLSEKLQGNVKTHPLGRYAGAIGAALMSKKI
- the pyrF gene encoding orotidine-5'-phosphate decarboxylase, translated to MIIDKLYDSVKKKGHVCVGLDTSMEYIPKWLLNKHTSIENAILEFNQSIIYDTLDVAACYKVQIAYYEALGLKGMTVYRKTLKYLRDKNAIIIADVKRGDIAKTAEMYAKAHFEGDFESDFVTLNPYMGLDGIESYLPYIENKDKGLFVLVRTSNEGASDVQYLKTESGEKVYDVVGNKINKLNLKYLGLNGYGPIGGVVGCTHTDEGVKIRKSLDKMFFLIPGYGAQGGKAGDVAVYFKSGNGGVVNSSRGILLAYRKASDGEKNFGGYARKEVIRMRDDIKSKL
- the pyrB gene encoding aspartate carbamoyltransferase, with the protein product MLKGRSLIDPMDFSPGELDEIFDLASQIIKSPESFSHVCDGKILATLFYEPSTRTRFSFEAAMLRLGGKVIGFSEPGSSSVSKGESVADTVRVVGCYADIIAMRHPKEGAPKVASIYSTIPVINAGDGGHQHPTQTLTDLLTIKSIKGSLDNLTIGLCGDLKFGRTVHSLIKAMSRYQNNRFILISPNELKVPDYIINELKNHHIEFEEMERLEDTIGSLDILYMTRVQKERFFNEEDYIRLKDSYILDSKKMDTAPKDMIVLHPLPRVNEISGEVDGDKRACYFKQAKYGMYVRMALMAELLGVNNLRED
- a CDS encoding DUF3343 domain-containing protein yields the protein MKKTRYYILFPSHTDAIRMEELLKNEKIGYTIVPTPREISLCCGISIMYNKCDEEKIKELIDLNKINTSGLHSIVHEFKNPYL
- a CDS encoding aspartate carbamoyltransferase regulatory subunit — its product is MLTINSIKNGIVIDHIKAGHGIKIFNYLGLDRANYSVALIMNAESKKLGKKDIIKIENSMNLDFTVLGFLDPNVTIDVIKDENIDKKVKLTFPKKVTDIIKCKNPRCITSIERNLPHVFELIDEEKGEYKCQYCDEIYKAMDI